The genomic stretch GGGCGATGACCCAGTCGAGACGACTCATTTTATCGGCCAACTTTAAGGACAGTGGATAAAAGGTCTTCGGAACTTGTCCCTACCATGATTTCAAACTCTCCGGGTTCGACGACGAAATCGAGATCCTCGTTGTGATAGCCTAACGTGCTTGGGTTAAGGTCGAAAGAGACCCTTGTGGCGCTGCCGGCCCGTATCCCGATCTTTTGGAATCCCTTGAGCTCCTTGACCGGCCGGGTCACGGTGCTGACCTTGTCCCGGACATAGAGCTGCACCACTTCCATCGCATCCCAGTCGCCGACGTTGCTTACCGTAACGGAAAGCGTCGTCGCGCCGTCAGGTCTGATTTGAGATTCGGAAAGCGTGAGGTCCGAATATTTGAAGGTCGTGAAGCTCAGCCCGAATCCGAAGGGGAACAGGAGCTTGGAAGGACTCTGATGATATTTTTTACGGGCGCTAGGCTTGTGGTTGTAATACACGGGCAGCTCCTCGGCCACGCGCGGGAAGCTGACGGTCGTTTTTGCGGAGGGACACACGATGCCGAAGAGGATCTCGGCGAGAGCGGTGCCGCCTTCCTGCCCCGGATACCAGGCGCACAGCAGGGCATTGCTGTCGGCGGCGATTTTTTCGATGGTATGCGGACGACCCTGGACCAGGACGGTGATCAAAGGTTTGCCGAGGCCGCTCAACAGCGCCAGGAGTTTTTGTTGAGCCCCACCCAGATCGATGTTGCCTCGGTCGATCCCCTCGCCGCAATCGATGTCATCGAGCCGTCCGTCGTCGACGATCGCCTGTCCTCCGGCTGTGTAGTTCGTATCGAACGGACGGGCACTGGAACCTCCGACGCAAGCCACGATGACGTCCGCAAGAGAGGCTGCGGCGAGCGCATCGGCAAAGCCCTCGTCGGAGGGATCGGTCACACCGCACCCGCGTGCGTGGTCGACGGCGATGCCGGCGGTCCGGGCGGCGACCTCGATTCCCTGAAGAAGGGTGGTGACCTCGGAGGGGTTCTGATAGCAGACGTAGTCGCCAATCTGGTTGTAGATGTTGTGTGCGTTCGGTCCTATGACGGCGATCCTTTTGATTTTGCCGTCATTGAGCGGCAGCACGCCGTCGTTCTTGAGCAGGATGATGCTTTCCCGCGCGGTTTGCAGATTGATCTCCCGGTGTTCCGGCGAAAGGACGCGCGAGCTGTTCTCCGGATCGACGTAAGGGTTCTCAAACAGCCCGAGCATGAATTTCACGCGAAGAATCCGGCGGACGGCCCGGTCGATCTGCTTCACCGTGACGAGGCCCCGCTCCACGGCATCGCCCAGATAGTTATAGACGTTGTCCCGGAGGCTTTGGTCCACACCGGCATGGACGCCCTGTGCGGCCGCCTCGGTCGGGTCATGCGCCGTGAAGTGATAGTTGTATAACTGGTCCAACCCGCATCCGTCGGAGACGAGGTAGCCCTGGAAGCCCCACTGTTCCTTGAGGATATCGGTCAGCAGATAGCGATTGCGATGGACCGGGATGCCGTCGATTTCGGTGTAGGAAGCCATGACCGACATGGCGCCCGCGTCGATGGCCTTCTTGAACTGGGGCAGGAATCTCTCGTGAAGCTCGTGGCGGCCGCAATGGACGGGGCCATTATGTTGGCCTCCCTCGCTACAGCCGAAGGTCGTGAAGTGCTTCAGCGTGGCCATGGCGGAGGAGTCGGCCTTGAAGTCGCCGTTATGTTGGCCCCGGACGATCTGTTCGCCGAGTTCTCCCGCGAGGTGGGTGTCTTCGCCGAAGGTCTCCTCGACCCGCGACCATCGGGGATCGCCCGCGATGTCGAGCACGGGCGAATAGGACATGTGGGCACCCTCCGCGCGGAGCTCGGTGCCGATCACGCGGCCGACGCGGTGGAGCAGCTCGCGGTTCCATGAAGAGGAAAGGCCGATGGCGGCCGGAAACACCGTCGTATGGAGGCCCGCCAGGCCGTGGGGACAGTTGACCGCGATGATGGCCGGAATACCCAGGCGAGTGCTTTCGACCAGATGCCTTTGGATCTGGTTCGACACCTCGGCGGCTTCTCTGGGGTTCAAACCTTCCTCGCGGGTCACGCCGCTCCAAGGGTCGGCACGCTGCACGGCCGAAAGCGTTCCGATGCCGTTTCGGGATTTGTCCAAAAACTCCTCCGAAAGCGAGAGACGGCGGTTGCTCTCTCTTTTGTAGCTGCGCCAGCCCGCCATGTTTTGGTTCATCTGGGCGAGCTTTTCCTCGAGGGTCATCTCGGACAAAAGGGAATCGATCCGATCTTCGATCGGCAGGGCGGCGTTTCGGTGCTTCATGTCAAAGAAGGGTGAGGCCGGGAGGGACCTCCCGGAGCTTTCCGTCCACCGCGAGGGTCACGGGGAGGGCGCTGGGATTCAGCACGCTCCGGAGGTTCGCCGCGATGACGAGCCGGGAGCGGGCCGCTTCGTAGTCGAAGAGCTCGATATTGGTGCAATACCAGACATCGGGCTTCCCTGAGAGCGGCGCGAAGAGTCGGTCGAGCGCGTCCCAGTCGTTGCGGTCGTGGAACTCGAAGCCGTGGCCCCACACGAAGAAGACGGAATAGCGCGGTTGAGCATAGAGCTTCTCGAAACGCTGCGGGACGGTCGGTTCACTCGCGAATTGGTGGGCCGTCGTCGCCCACTTCAGAGGATCTTCCGGCGGAAAGCATTTTTCCTCGGTGCGCGTGGTCCGGGAGTAGGCGACGCCGAGGCCGCGCAGCAGATCGGCTATTTTTTGGTCGTACACCCCGAAAGGATAAGCCATGCCGCGGACGGGATAGCCGACGAGGCCCTCGAGGTTACGGCGGTCGTCGAGCACCTCGTAGGCGAGCTGCGAGACATCGAGCCGGTCGAGGAAAGGATGGGTGACGGTGTGGATCGCCACTTCGTGCCCTCGGTAGAGGTCGGCCACCTCGGAGGCGTCGAGGTAGTTTCGATAGCCGTCGGGCAGGATCTCGCCGGTGCGGCCGAGCTTGCCCGAATTCAGGTTGAAGGTGGCTTTGAGTCCGAGTCGGTTCAGGGCCGCGACGACCTTGCGGTCGAAAGTGTGCCCGTCGTCGAAGCTCAGCGTGACGGCGATCCGCTTCCCCTGCGGGAAGGCGGGGATCTCGATGCGGGGTTCCATGGGTTACCGGTTCGCCGTCTCGTCCTTTTTCTCGACGTAGGGCTCTTTCGCGCCGAAGAGCTCCTGGTACTTGGCGACGGCGTTGGGGAAAACGCTCTGGACGCCCTTCCATGGGGCCAGGAGGTGGCCGCCGTCGGGAGCGTTCACGTCGAAGTAGCAGTGGAAGTAGACGTTGTTCTTCGGATCGGTGATGAACTTGTACATCTGCTCGATGAAATAGACATTGTCACCGCCGCCGTGCTTCCCGGCGACCAGGCCCCACTCGCAGACGGCGATGGGCTTGTTCCCATGCTCCTGGGCGAACTTGGTCCAGAACGGGATGCCGTCACGCCGCTTGCCGTCGAAGTTCAGGTTCCCGTCCCAGCTCAGGCGCCGCCGCTTCTCGATTTCCTCGGGGGTGGCTTTCTCGGGCAGCGGATAGATTTCCGGGTACCAGGTCTGGTCGTAGATATCGAGGCCGAGGATGTCGACGTACTCGTCGCCCGGCCACGCCTCGTAAGCCTTGCTTTCGTAGAGGCCGATCGTGGGGTTCCAGCAGAACTTGAGTTTTTCCGCGCCCGGAACGGCGCGCATCGTCGTGACGATCTGCCTCCAGTATTGGATAAAGGCGTCGGGATTCTTGTCGACGCGCCACACATACCAGCCCCCGTTGAATTCCCAACCGAGCCGGATGATCGTGTCTCCGAGGCCGTTGGCGACGAGGCGCTCCGCGAGGGTCTTGTAATAGACGTTATAGGCTCCCGTCGCGCCGATCTCGTGGGAGACAGGCTTGCCTGCGTCGGGGCCGGTTTTAGGGCCTTCGCGCTTCCAGTTTCCGACGAGCATCGGTGCGGAGAGGATCAGCCGGCGCCCTTCCTTGCCCTTCACCCATTTGGCCCAAGGGGCGAGGAACCAGGTGTTGCCCTGGATGTTGTCCCAGTTGTCGGTCGGCATGAAGTCTTCGCCCCAGATAAGGGGGCGTTTGATCCAGTCGCTGTAGAAGTCCATGTACCCGGCCTGCATCTTGGCGACGCCCGCCTCGACCACGGTGTAGGGAGGGGCGGTATTGTGCGTGAGCGGGAGAGGGGCCGGATCGGGAACCTCGCTCGGGACCTGTCCGAAGAGAGGGAGACCGGCCCCGGAGAGGAGAAGAGCGGAACGAAGGAAAAGAGAGACGGCGGGATTCATCGCAATGGAGCGTAAGGTGATCGTCCCGGAGTCCGCTACAGGGCGATCGATTTCCAGTTAACCGACAGTAAACTGGAAACCCGGTTTCCCCTTGCCGGGAAGGAGTCCCGCGCCTTAAGGATGGCGTTATCATTGTGAAAAAGAATACGAGACTGGGTTGGTTGACGGAGGGGTCCGGGGCGAGGACGGCATGCGCCGCGCTCGCTCTGTGGTGCTGCGGGACGGTCGCCTTCGCCGAAGGCGGGCCGCTGATCAAGAACGGGCAGAAGGTCGCCTTTCTCGGCGACTCGATCACGGCGAACGGTTGGGCGACGAAGGGGGGTTACGTGCGGCTCGTCGTCGACGGATTGCAGAAGGAGGGAATCACCGTCACGCCGGTCCCGGCGGGAGTGAGCGGCAACACATCACGGGACATGTTGGCCCGGCTCACGAAGGATGTCCTCCAGGCGAAGCCCGACTGGCTGACGGTGAGCTGCGGCGTGAACGACGTCTGGCACGGGGCCAAGGGCGTCGAGCTGCCCGCCTACCAGCAAAACATCGTCTCGATCATCGATCAGGCCCAGGCGGCCGGGATCAAGGTGATCCTCTTCACCGCAACTCCGATCGGCGAGGACGCGAATCCGAACAACGAGAAGCTGACGGCCTACAACGACTTCCTCCGCCAGTTGGCGAAGGACCGCAATCTGCCGCTCGCCGATCAGAACCGTGATTTCCGCGAAGCCCTCGGGAAGTTCCCGGAGCGGGCCTCCTCCCGCTATCTGACCGTCGACGGCGTCCACATGAACGCGGAGGGGAACGTGATCATGGCCAAGGGCTGCCTCCGTGCGATGGGCCTTCCGGCCGAGGAGACAGAGAAGATCGAGCAGGCGTGGCTGAACCAGCCGGAGACGGCCTCATTCGCCGCCAAGATCGCCCTCCGGCAGGAGGCCGACCTCACCCTCGCGCAGTTCCGCGCGCTGGAGAAGTTGGCGCTAGGCCGGAGCGAGGACGTGATGCAGACAGAGGGAACACTCTGGCTCCAAAGCCTCGGCGAAGTCCTGCAGGAGCATGCCAAAGAGCCCTCGCTCGACGCGGCGAAGATCGACCAGGAGACCCGGGAACGGCTGCTTCGGAAAATCGCGGACCTGCCTCCCGCCTAGGAGGAAGGTTCGGCGGCGTTCAATCCGGTGCAATCGAACGGGGAGACGTTCTTGAGGAGGAAGGCGGGCCGCTTTTCCCCCTCGGCGGGAAGAATCGAGACGCGCGAGAACGCCAACCCTTCGATGTGTCGGCAGTAGAGGCCGTAGGAAGGAAGCTGTCTCCATACGGCGCTCGGGGGGAATTCCGTTTCCATTTCGGGCAGCTCGGCGAGAATGGCGGAGGAATCGACGGTCTCGTGCATCTGGATATCGACGTTCTTCAGGACGACGTTTTTGAGGGGCCGCTCTTTCAGGCCCATGAGGAGGCAGTTGCCGTGGGCGCGTTCGACGCGGACATTCTCGAAGACGATGTCCTCGATCCTGCCCGGTGTCTTCGTCTCCTGCTCCCGCCCCGCATTGGCCAGCCGGACCTGGATCGGGCCGAGGGAATCGGAGATGACGACGTCCCGGATCAGGACATTGCGGAGCGTGCCGCCGTCGACGATGCTCAGGCCGATCCCCGTCAGGGTCCACCATTTTCCGGCCTGCTCGATCGACGAATCGGCGAGGACGATGTTCTCGAAGTCGTCCTTCGTCTCGGTGCCGACGGTGAAACCATGGGTGGTCGAACGCAGGCGGCAGCCGCGCACGGTGATGTTGCGGGAGGGACGCCGCAGGCCCCAGGTGTTGGTATTCTTGAGGGCGATGGCGTCGTCTCCGGTGAAGATGTCGCAGTTCTCGACCAGGACGTCCCGGCAGGCGTCGAGGTCGATGCCGTCCGTATTGCTGCCGTGGAGCTCGCCGCGCAGGACGATGTCCCGGATCTCGACGGAGTCGCAGGCCAGGAGGTGGACCGTCCAAGCGGGGGAATTGCGGAGATGGACGCCCTCGATACGGACTTCCCTGCAATCGGCAAAAAGCACGAGGGCGCGGGGACGCGGGAGCGCCTGATACTCGAATCCTGGGATCCAGAGCGAGAGGGGCTTGCGGGCCTCGGCCCAGTCGGGCGCCGGAGTGCATTTCCGCCAGAACGCCTGGCCGCTCCCGTCGATGGTCCCTTCCCCCGTCAGAGCGATTCTTTCGGCCTTCTCCGCAAAGATCAGAGCAGTGGCCTCGCCTCCGTTGATTCGGGCGCCGAGGTGTCCTTCGCGCCGGAGGTAGTCCTTCACGTCGGTGCTGCCCGAGAGGATGGCGTCTTTCTCGAGATGGAGCGTGACGCCGCTCCTCAGGACAATCGTTCCCGAGCGATGGAGTCCCGGCTCGAGGACGACCTTGCCTTCGCCTTGCGCGGCGCAGGCGTCGATCGCCGCCTGGATCGCGCGCGTATGGGCGGGGTCGGTGGAGGCGGGGACGATGCGGACTCCGGAAGCACAGGGCGGCGCGGGGAGGGTCGCGGAACGTTCGGAATCGGGTTTGTCGAGGGGGGCCAGCATGCCCCAGAAGTAACTCTTGGCCTCTCACGAAGGCCAGAGCTTGGTTGCATGACAGTTAACTCCCCGTCACGTCCGACCGTATCCGCCGGACCGTGGGGCCCGGCTTCCACTCCGAGGTGACGTGGACCATGCGCGGATGGGTGGGCAAGCCGTACTGGTTCCCTTCGAGAAGGGAGATCAGTAGCTCGACGGCGACGGCCCCCATCTCCCCGCGGAGCTGGTCGATCCCCGCGTAAGGATCGCCGGGAAGGATGCGGTCGAGCGAGGCGTAGCCGATTTCCTTCGGAACCCGGAAGCCGGCGTCCCGGAGCAGGTGGAGGGGGTCCTCGATGTTGCTGACGATCACGTCGGGCTCGTGTTTCTCGATCCATTGCAGGGCCTTCGTCGGGCTCCATTTCGGAACGATGAGCGGCGGGACGCGGAGCGCGGCGGGCTGGCGCTGGTTGTGGAGCAGGAAGCGGGCGAGCCAGCCCTGGTTGCTCCGCTCGCTTTGGTCGACCAGGCTGGTGAAGCCGATCTTCCGGTAGCCGAGATGGCGTAGCTCGTGGAGGAGCTGGGACATGCCCTGGAACTGGGAGTGGACGACGCGGTGAAGGTCGGGCTTCAGGAGAGTGCTGCCGGTGGTGACGGTGGCGAAGTGGGACCAATCGAGGGAGAAATGGCCCGAGGGGCGGGGAAGGGTGCTCAGGAGCAGTCCCCGGATGCCGCGGGTATAGAGGATCTTGGTCAGCCGTTTCGCGTTGAGCCCCGGCTCCTTCGCCCAGAATTCCTCGATCTCGTAGCCCAGCTCTTCCGCCCGGACGCAGGCGCGTTGAAACGCACTGGTGTCCTGGTGCCCTTTCCTCCAGCCGTCCCGCGTATCCCACAGGGTGAGGAAGGCGAGCTTCTCCGTGGCGCGATTGCGGCGGGTGGTCCGGAGCTGGGTCATCAGCGTCGAGACGAGAGGATCGCGGCTGTACCCGGATGCCGAGGCGAGGTCGACGATCTTCTTCCGCGTCGCCTCGGAGATGCGCGGATGGTTCCGCAGCGCCAGCGAGACGGTCGCATGGGAACATCCGGCCATCGCGGCCAGCTGGCGGGTGGTGATCGAGGCCATCGTCCACTCGTAAGGCAACGAGGGAAGGGCGTCAACTGTTAACCGATTGGCCTGTTGGAGGACGGCGGGGTTTCAACTTAGTCTGGCCCAAGCAGATTGAATTTTATGAAAATCCTCCTTCGCTGGCCCGTCTTGGCGCTCGTTCTGGTTTCCCTCACCTCGGCAGTGCCCGGCCTGCGCGCGGCGACGGTGACGTGGGATGCGACCTCCGGCACCACCGGCGCTCAGGACGGCACGGGGGCGTGGAGCAGCAGTTCCACCGCCTTCTGGAACGGGAGCGCCGACGTGACGGCAGGCACCTCGGACACGGTGACCTTCGGTTCCGCCACATCGCTGGCGGCGGCCTATACGGTCACACTCGGAGGGAACGTGACGGTGGGGAACCTCGCCTTCAGCTACAGCGGGGCGAACAACTACACGATTGCCGGATCGACGTACACGATCACGTTGGGCGGGGCGGGCGGGACCGGAGCCGCGACGATCACCGCCACCTCGGGGACGAGCACGGCCATCGCGCCGGTGATCAGCGCCAACCTGGCGAACAGCGGTGGGCTGAGCCTCGTCGGCGGATCGGCAACGCTCAATTCCTCGCTTACTTTTTCGGGAACCAACACCTTCTCCGGAGGTCTCACGCTCGGAGACGGGACGAACCTGATCCTCTTGACTGCGAACAGCCAAGCGGCTCTCGGAACGGGGGCGGTGACGATCAACCCGAACGCCACCCTCCGCCTCAACGGGAGTTTCATTACCTCATCGGCCCAGACGATCAGCCTCGCGGGAGGGACCGGCGACGGCGGGCGCGGCTTGATCGATCTCTATGGAAACGGCAGCGGCGTCGCCGGGACCGTCACGCTGACGGGGAACGCCTCCCGGATCCGGATCGACGTGCTGACCGGCACCATTTCCGGAAACATCGGGGAGAGCGGTGGCTCGCAGTCCCTGGAGTACTACGGGGGGACGGTGAACAATGTCCTCTCCATCACGGGGAACAACACCTACAGCGGCGGCACTCTCGTCACGGCGGGGTCGTCGGGGAAGTCCTTCACCGTCGCCGTCTCGGCCGACTCGGCTTTCGGTGCCGTCCCCGCCTCGGCCTCGACGAACCTCACCTTCGCGGGCACCGGCACGACGGTCCTCCAGGCGACGGGCTCGTTCACCCTCAACGCGAAACGCAACATCGTCCTCTCGAGCGCGGGACACACCTTCGACACGCAGGCCTACAACCTCACCATCGGCGGCGTCGTCTCGGGGACGACCCCGGTCTCGAAGATCGGCTCCGGAACGCTCACCCTCGCCGGGGCGAACACCTACACCGGGGCGACCTCCGTCAGCGCGGGCACCCTCTCCGTGACGGGGAGCCTCGCGAACACCGCCGTCTCCGTCGCCTCCGGGGCGACGCTGACCGGCACCGGGACGATCGCCGGGGCGACGACAGTGGCCTCCGGCGGCACGCTGGCGGCGGGGACGGCGACAGGCACCTCGCTCACCCTCGCCAATGGCCTGACGATGGCCTCGGGCTCGACGCTCGCCTTCGTCCTCGGCTCCGGCAACACCTCCTCGACCCTGACGCTGGGGGGAACGGCCTCCCTCGCCTCGACGTTGTACATCGATCTCCTGAACATCCAGGCCGGGACCTACTCGAACATCATCACCGGACTCGCCTCCGATCCCGGCGAATCGGGCTGGACGCTGACCTCCGACGACAACGGGTACAGCGCCCAGTTCAGCTACAGCGCCGGAAACCTCAGCGTGACGGTCGTCGCCGTGCCGGAGCCGCCGGTCGCCGCTCTCCTCGGCGCGTTCGGGACGGTCTGGGGGGCGGGCGGCCTGCTCCGGCGCCGCCTTTTCCGGCGGAAAGGACGCCCGGACGCGGGAGCCATTCTGTAGGGGACACTTCTTCCCGGCGGTGATAGCCTGGGAAGGAGAGTGCCGGCCATTCTATGACGCTCATCTGCCGCCAAACGAGGGACGTGGGGAAAGGAGACCTTGCCTTGCCTCCCAGGCCAGGCAAATTCGTCTCCCCTTGTTCTCGCGTCGCTCACGCGACGGCCTTCAGCCTGATCGAGGCGGTGATCGCGATCGGCATCGTCTCCCTCGCGATGGTCTCCCTCCTCGGCGTCATCCCGATCGGCCTGAAGACGTTCCGGTCGGCGGCGGCGACGTCGACCGAGGCCGAGGTGGTACGGGACGTCGTCAGCCGGGTCCTCGCCGCCGATGCCACGAACCTCGTCGCCCGGACCTATTACTTCACCGACGAAGGCCTTCCCGTCGCCTCGGCGGGCGATCCGCAGAGGGCCTTCACGGTCCTGGTCAGCGCGTCGAAGGTGTCCGGCGGCCTCCTGACGACGAACGCGAGCCAGGTCATCGTCTCGGTCGTGGGGCGGACGGCCACGGAGACCAACAGCTACTTCGCGATCGTCCCTTCGGCGGTCCGCTGACCATGCCTCTGTCATCCCGCCTTCCGCTCTCTTTGCGCCGTGGCTTTACGCTCGTCGAGATTCTTTGCGCCGCCACGATCGCCCTCCTCGTGATGGCCGTCGTCCTCGGCGTCACCATCCAGGCGGCGAACGCCCAGCGGAGCACCGGCGCGAAGATCGGCTCCTTCCAACGGGCACGCGCCGCCTTCGACATCCTCGCGCAGACCCTCGGCCAGGCGACGCTCAACACGACGCTGGCCTACGACAACGCCGCCGCCCCCACGGCCCACATCCGCTCTTCCGACCTCCAGTTCATTTCCGGCAAAACTCTCGTCCCGAGCCAGGTCACCCACGCCGTCTTTTTCCAGGCCCCGCTCGGCTACTCCAGCCAATCCTCCTACGCCCTTCTCGGCGGGGCGCTCAACGCGTGCGGTTTCTTCATCCAGTACGGCCCGGACCCCTCCCGCCCCTCCTTCCTGGAGCGCCTTGGCGCAACGCGACCGGTCGTCGCCCGCCGCTTCCGCCTCATGCAGTTCCTCCAGCCGACGGAGAACTTCGCCCTCTACGACGCATCGGCGGCGGGGAACACCTCGTGGTTCTCCTCCGCGCTCGCGGCGAACAGCCACGAGATCGCCGACGACATCATCGCGTTGGTGATCCTTCCCCGCGACCAGAGCGCCGCCCCTCTGGTCTCCGACTACGAATACGATTCCCGCGCGGGGGCGGCGGTCCGTCCCCAGCCGGTCACCGCTCACCAGCTCCCCCCCCTCGTGGAGATTGTCCTCGTCGCCCTCGACGAGACGAGCGCCCAGCAGCTCGGCGACACGAAGGAGGCTCCGGACGTCGGCCTCGCGGGGCTCTTTGTCTCGGCCTCGCGGCTGGAGGACGATCTTCGCGTCTTGGGGCTGCGGCTCGCGGAACGCCATCTCACCTACCGCGTCTTCCGGACGACCCTCTCGCTGCCGGGGGCGA from Verrucomicrobium sp. GAS474 encodes the following:
- a CDS encoding glycoside hydrolase family 3 N-terminal domain-containing protein, with product MKHRNAALPIEDRIDSLLSEMTLEEKLAQMNQNMAGWRSYKRESNRRLSLSEEFLDKSRNGIGTLSAVQRADPWSGVTREEGLNPREAAEVSNQIQRHLVESTRLGIPAIIAVNCPHGLAGLHTTVFPAAIGLSSSWNRELLHRVGRVIGTELRAEGAHMSYSPVLDIAGDPRWSRVEETFGEDTHLAGELGEQIVRGQHNGDFKADSSAMATLKHFTTFGCSEGGQHNGPVHCGRHELHERFLPQFKKAIDAGAMSVMASYTEIDGIPVHRNRYLLTDILKEQWGFQGYLVSDGCGLDQLYNYHFTAHDPTEAAAQGVHAGVDQSLRDNVYNYLGDAVERGLVTVKQIDRAVRRILRVKFMLGLFENPYVDPENSSRVLSPEHREINLQTARESIILLKNDGVLPLNDGKIKRIAVIGPNAHNIYNQIGDYVCYQNPSEVTTLLQGIEVAARTAGIAVDHARGCGVTDPSDEGFADALAAASLADVIVACVGGSSARPFDTNYTAGGQAIVDDGRLDDIDCGEGIDRGNIDLGGAQQKLLALLSGLGKPLITVLVQGRPHTIEKIAADSNALLCAWYPGQEGGTALAEILFGIVCPSAKTTVSFPRVAEELPVYYNHKPSARKKYHQSPSKLLFPFGFGLSFTTFKYSDLTLSESQIRPDGATTLSVTVSNVGDWDAMEVVQLYVRDKVSTVTRPVKELKGFQKIGIRAGSATRVSFDLNPSTLGYHNEDLDFVVEPGEFEIMVGTSSEDLLSTVLKVGR
- a CDS encoding polysaccharide deacetylase family protein, with the translated sequence MEPRIEIPAFPQGKRIAVTLSFDDGHTFDRKVVAALNRLGLKATFNLNSGKLGRTGEILPDGYRNYLDASEVADLYRGHEVAIHTVTHPFLDRLDVSQLAYEVLDDRRNLEGLVGYPVRGMAYPFGVYDQKIADLLRGLGVAYSRTTRTEEKCFPPEDPLKWATTAHQFASEPTVPQRFEKLYAQPRYSVFFVWGHGFEFHDRNDWDALDRLFAPLSGKPDVWYCTNIELFDYEAARSRLVIAANLRSVLNPSALPVTLAVDGKLREVPPGLTLL
- a CDS encoding glycosyl hydrolase codes for the protein MNPAVSLFLRSALLLSGAGLPLFGQVPSEVPDPAPLPLTHNTAPPYTVVEAGVAKMQAGYMDFYSDWIKRPLIWGEDFMPTDNWDNIQGNTWFLAPWAKWVKGKEGRRLILSAPMLVGNWKREGPKTGPDAGKPVSHEIGATGAYNVYYKTLAERLVANGLGDTIIRLGWEFNGGWYVWRVDKNPDAFIQYWRQIVTTMRAVPGAEKLKFCWNPTIGLYESKAYEAWPGDEYVDILGLDIYDQTWYPEIYPLPEKATPEEIEKRRRLSWDGNLNFDGKRRDGIPFWTKFAQEHGNKPIAVCEWGLVAGKHGGGDNVYFIEQMYKFITDPKNNVYFHCYFDVNAPDGGHLLAPWKGVQSVFPNAVAKYQELFGAKEPYVEKKDETANR
- a CDS encoding SGNH/GDSL hydrolase family protein, translating into MTEGSGARTACAALALWCCGTVAFAEGGPLIKNGQKVAFLGDSITANGWATKGGYVRLVVDGLQKEGITVTPVPAGVSGNTSRDMLARLTKDVLQAKPDWLTVSCGVNDVWHGAKGVELPAYQQNIVSIIDQAQAAGIKVILFTATPIGEDANPNNEKLTAYNDFLRQLAKDRNLPLADQNRDFREALGKFPERASSRYLTVDGVHMNAEGNVIMAKGCLRAMGLPAEETEKIEQAWLNQPETASFAAKIALRQEADLTLAQFRALEKLALGRSEDVMQTEGTLWLQSLGEVLQEHAKEPSLDAAKIDQETRERLLRKIADLPPA
- a CDS encoding glycosyl hydrolase family 28 protein — translated: MLAPLDKPDSERSATLPAPPCASGVRIVPASTDPAHTRAIQAAIDACAAQGEGKVVLEPGLHRSGTIVLRSGVTLHLEKDAILSGSTDVKDYLRREGHLGARINGGEATALIFAEKAERIALTGEGTIDGSGQAFWRKCTPAPDWAEARKPLSLWIPGFEYQALPRPRALVLFADCREVRIEGVHLRNSPAWTVHLLACDSVEIRDIVLRGELHGSNTDGIDLDACRDVLVENCDIFTGDDAIALKNTNTWGLRRPSRNITVRGCRLRSTTHGFTVGTETKDDFENIVLADSSIEQAGKWWTLTGIGLSIVDGGTLRNVLIRDVVISDSLGPIQVRLANAGREQETKTPGRIEDIVFENVRVERAHGNCLLMGLKERPLKNVVLKNVDIQMHETVDSSAILAELPEMETEFPPSAVWRQLPSYGLYCRHIEGLAFSRVSILPAEGEKRPAFLLKNVSPFDCTGLNAAEPSS
- a CDS encoding LacI family DNA-binding transcriptional regulator → MASITTRQLAAMAGCSHATVSLALRNHPRISEATRKKIVDLASASGYSRDPLVSTLMTQLRTTRRNRATEKLAFLTLWDTRDGWRKGHQDTSAFQRACVRAEELGYEIEEFWAKEPGLNAKRLTKILYTRGIRGLLLSTLPRPSGHFSLDWSHFATVTTGSTLLKPDLHRVVHSQFQGMSQLLHELRHLGYRKIGFTSLVDQSERSNQGWLARFLLHNQRQPAALRVPPLIVPKWSPTKALQWIEKHEPDVIVSNIEDPLHLLRDAGFRVPKEIGYASLDRILPGDPYAGIDQLRGEMGAVAVELLISLLEGNQYGLPTHPRMVHVTSEWKPGPTVRRIRSDVTGS
- a CDS encoding autotransporter-associated beta strand repeat-containing protein translates to MKILLRWPVLALVLVSLTSAVPGLRAATVTWDATSGTTGAQDGTGAWSSSSTAFWNGSADVTAGTSDTVTFGSATSLAAAYTVTLGGNVTVGNLAFSYSGANNYTIAGSTYTITLGGAGGTGAATITATSGTSTAIAPVISANLANSGGLSLVGGSATLNSSLTFSGTNTFSGGLTLGDGTNLILLTANSQAALGTGAVTINPNATLRLNGSFITSSAQTISLAGGTGDGGRGLIDLYGNGSGVAGTVTLTGNASRIRIDVLTGTISGNIGESGGSQSLEYYGGTVNNVLSITGNNTYSGGTLVTAGSSGKSFTVAVSADSAFGAVPASASTNLTFAGTGTTVLQATGSFTLNAKRNIVLSSAGHTFDTQAYNLTIGGVVSGTTPVSKIGSGTLTLAGANTYTGATSVSAGTLSVTGSLANTAVSVASGATLTGTGTIAGATTVASGGTLAAGTATGTSLTLANGLTMASGSTLAFVLGSGNTSSTLTLGGTASLASTLYIDLLNIQAGTYSNIITGLASDPGESGWTLTSDDNGYSAQFSYSAGNLSVTVVAVPEPPVAALLGAFGTVWGAGGLLRRRLFRRKGRPDAGAIL
- the vccB gene encoding Verru_Chthon cassette protein B, whose product is MPPRPGKFVSPCSRVAHATAFSLIEAVIAIGIVSLAMVSLLGVIPIGLKTFRSAAATSTEAEVVRDVVSRVLAADATNLVARTYYFTDEGLPVASAGDPQRAFTVLVSASKVSGGLLTTNASQVIVSVVGRTATETNSYFAIVPSAVR
- a CDS encoding prepilin-type N-terminal cleavage/methylation domain-containing protein, which translates into the protein MRRGFTLVEILCAATIALLVMAVVLGVTIQAANAQRSTGAKIGSFQRARAAFDILAQTLGQATLNTTLAYDNAAAPTAHIRSSDLQFISGKTLVPSQVTHAVFFQAPLGYSSQSSYALLGGALNACGFFIQYGPDPSRPSFLERLGATRPVVARRFRLMQFLQPTENFALYDASAAGNTSWFSSALAANSHEIADDIIALVILPRDQSAAPLVSDYEYDSRAGAAVRPQPVTAHQLPPLVEIVLVALDETSAQQLGDTKEAPDVGLAGLFVSASRLEDDLRVLGLRLAERHLTYRVFRTTLSLPGAKWSL